Proteins from a genomic interval of Acetobacterium woodii DSM 1030:
- a CDS encoding sensor histidine kinase: protein MKSFGRYIARHLAAFAVFVIVLLLINTVSFGWTFHNVITKDYGETSPSNMLEDIAAASNFDGISEEARQKLQSNHIWAMFLDSEGQCAWSVDLPENIPDIYSVQDVAVFSRGYLKDYPVFVWNAEEGLLVLGYPKDSYTKLISNYFSIRAIQALPLYFMGMLAIDLLLLFLAYYLSKRKIIRNTEPIVASIETLADGKPVSLAVRGELSEVANSVNKSSLILSRQNEARANWISGVSHDIRTPLSMIMGYAGRLADSTVADNSIKEQAEIILKQSIKIKELVQDLNLVSQLEYEMQPLHKEPVRLSKLLRSYVAEIFNTGVSDSYSIELEITPTAETATIDCAPRLISRAVSNLVQNSLKHNPQGCNVKLSLDCSGTSLILTIADNGIGLSAEKLQELDKKPHYMNSTDERLDVRHGLGLLLVRQIVEAHKGTMQIKSAANQGMTTTLIFPK from the coding sequence ATGAAATCATTTGGGAGATATATTGCAAGGCATTTGGCCGCTTTTGCTGTCTTTGTGATCGTCTTGTTGCTGATAAATACAGTCTCTTTTGGCTGGACGTTTCATAATGTCATTACCAAAGACTATGGTGAGACTTCCCCTTCCAATATGTTAGAAGATATCGCCGCAGCATCTAATTTCGACGGCATCTCGGAAGAGGCCCGCCAAAAGCTCCAAAGCAATCACATTTGGGCCATGTTTCTGGACTCGGAGGGACAATGTGCGTGGTCGGTTGATCTGCCGGAGAATATTCCGGACATCTATAGCGTTCAGGATGTAGCCGTTTTTTCCAGAGGCTATCTCAAGGATTACCCTGTTTTTGTCTGGAATGCCGAAGAGGGGCTGCTGGTATTGGGTTATCCCAAAGACAGTTACACAAAACTCATCAGTAATTACTTCTCCATTCGAGCAATTCAGGCTTTACCACTCTACTTTATGGGAATGCTTGCAATTGATTTGCTGCTCCTGTTTCTCGCATACTACCTGTCAAAACGAAAAATTATCAGGAATACAGAGCCGATTGTTGCCTCGATCGAAACACTTGCTGACGGGAAGCCGGTATCACTTGCCGTACGCGGGGAACTGTCTGAGGTGGCTAACAGCGTGAATAAGTCATCACTGATATTAAGCCGGCAGAATGAAGCGCGGGCAAACTGGATCAGCGGCGTTTCCCATGACATACGAACACCGCTTTCTATGATTATGGGGTATGCCGGCCGTCTCGCGGATAGCACCGTTGCAGACAATTCAATTAAAGAACAGGCAGAAATTATCCTAAAGCAAAGCATTAAGATAAAAGAACTGGTTCAAGATTTGAATTTGGTATCACAGTTGGAATATGAAATGCAGCCGTTACACAAAGAGCCGGTCAGATTATCAAAGCTGCTGCGTTCGTATGTGGCGGAAATATTTAATACGGGTGTTTCCGATAGTTATTCCATTGAGCTTGAAATCACCCCGACTGCCGAAACAGCCACAATCGACTGTGCCCCCCGTTTAATCTCACGGGCGGTAAGCAATTTGGTACAGAATAGTTTAAAACACAATCCGCAAGGCTGTAATGTTAAGCTGTCTCTTGATTGCTCCGGGACTTCATTGATTCTCACTATCGCTGATAATGGTATTGGCTTATCGGCTGAAAAGCTTCAAGAATTAGATAAAAAGCCTCATTACATGAACAGCACAGATGAAAGGCTGGATGTGAGACATGGCTTAGGATTACTGCTTGTCCGGCAGATTGTGGAAGCCCACAAAGGAACCATGCAGATAAAAAGTGCTGCAAATCAGGGAATGACAACAACCCTGATCTTTCCAAAATAA
- a CDS encoding ABC transporter permease gives MNTLAIELRKEKRTGIIPVLLTVGILGAAYAFVNFLVRKDTLLNLPLAPMDVLLTQLYGMIMILNMFGIVVATCLIYNMEFKGNAVKKIYLLPMSVSEMYFCKFLILTVLLLIAIAIQNLALAQIGMADLPQGTFEMNTLISFAAYSFITAMPVLSFMLLVSSRFENMWVPLGVGVAGFLSGMALATSKLALLMIHPFVVMLKPAVALSAQPDSAVIIVSVVETIIFLITGLWMAKHLRYE, from the coding sequence ATGAACACGCTCGCAATCGAGCTCCGGAAAGAGAAGCGAACCGGAATAATCCCTGTCCTGCTGACGGTTGGCATCTTAGGAGCAGCCTATGCTTTTGTCAATTTCCTTGTACGGAAAGACACGCTTCTGAACCTGCCGCTGGCGCCAATGGATGTTCTGCTAACCCAACTCTACGGCATGATCATGATTTTAAATATGTTCGGCATCGTCGTCGCCACCTGCTTGATTTACAACATGGAGTTCAAGGGAAATGCCGTCAAAAAAATCTATCTGCTGCCAATGAGCGTTTCAGAAATGTACTTCTGCAAATTTCTGATATTGACCGTACTTCTGCTCATTGCGATTGCAATTCAAAACTTGGCACTCGCACAGATCGGCATGGCCGATTTACCGCAGGGCACCTTTGAAATGAACACATTAATATCCTTTGCAGCCTATTCCTTTATTACTGCTATGCCGGTGTTGTCCTTTATGCTGCTAGTTTCATCCCGGTTTGAGAATATGTGGGTTCCGCTTGGAGTAGGCGTTGCCGGGTTTTTAAGTGGCATGGCTTTGGCCACGTCCAAGTTGGCTTTGTTGATGATTCATCCGTTCGTCGTGATGCTGAAACCTGCCGTTGCCTTGAGTGCCCAACCGGACAGTGCAGTGATCATTGTTTCCGTGGTCGAAACGATCATTTTTCTGATTACCGGACTATGGATGGCCAAACATCTGCGTTATGAATAA
- a CDS encoding ABC transporter permease, which yields MSFLELLKIEFMKVKRSKIVPLIFVAPLLVVASGIANLSSYFTPEYTNAWPAMFIQSALVYAYYLLPLSMIVVCVMIAGRETQNNGVLKMLALPVSRYALSLAKFCVLIFYLFMEMVVFLAVFVIAGLIATGAMGITETLPVLYLLKWCIGLFLTMLPSVAMMWAITVLFEKPLLSVGLNLLLVIPGVLVANTPLWIAYPYCYSGYLVSCFLHEFTTASSDPAFSLIPFLPCAVLVFVLVLTLAVTQFGKKEMR from the coding sequence ATGAGTTTTTTAGAATTGCTTAAAATTGAATTTATGAAAGTGAAGCGTTCAAAAATTGTCCCTTTGATTTTTGTTGCCCCGTTATTGGTGGTAGCATCCGGAATTGCAAACTTGAGCAGCTATTTCACCCCGGAGTATACAAATGCGTGGCCAGCCATGTTCATTCAAAGCGCACTGGTCTACGCCTATTATTTGCTTCCGCTGAGCATGATTGTTGTTTGTGTCATGATTGCCGGACGTGAAACGCAGAACAACGGCGTCTTAAAAATGCTAGCCTTGCCTGTCAGCCGGTATGCACTTTCGCTGGCAAAATTCTGTGTATTAATATTTTATCTTTTTATGGAAATGGTGGTCTTCTTGGCGGTGTTCGTTATCGCCGGACTGATTGCCACAGGTGCGATGGGAATTACCGAAACGCTGCCTGTCTTGTATTTGCTTAAATGGTGTATTGGGCTATTCCTTACTATGCTTCCCAGCGTGGCAATGATGTGGGCCATTACAGTACTGTTCGAAAAGCCACTGCTTTCTGTTGGCTTGAATTTGCTGCTTGTGATTCCCGGCGTGCTGGTCGCAAACACGCCGCTTTGGATTGCCTATCCGTACTGTTACAGCGGCTATCTGGTGTCATGCTTCCTACATGAATTTACAACCGCATCTTCTGATCCCGCCTTTTCGCTGATACCCTTCCTACCCTGCGCTGTCTTGGTTTTTGTACTGGTTTTAACGCTGGCTGTTACCCAATTCGGGAAAAAAGAAATGAGGTAA
- a CDS encoding ABC transporter ATP-binding protein gives MDYIITTEKLTKKYKNFTSVSNVSLHVRKGSIYGFLGPNGAGKSTTMKILLGLTAPTKGSFTIDGKHFPNDRLEILKEIGSFIESPSFYANLTGRENLDIIRRILRLPKSTVEEALELVGLTEFSDRLAKKYSLGMKQRLGLAGALLGRPPILILDEPTNGLDPSGIHEIRNLVKSLPSLYDCTVLISSHMLSEIELMADDIGILNHGRLLFEGSLDDLRQSAQQSGFAADNLEDMFLSMVEKDNASRKQRAQL, from the coding sequence ATGGATTATATCATCACAACCGAAAAGCTTACGAAGAAATATAAAAATTTCACTTCCGTCAGCAATGTTTCGCTTCATGTCCGCAAAGGCAGTATTTACGGTTTCCTCGGCCCCAACGGGGCTGGAAAATCCACTACCATGAAGATACTGCTGGGACTAACCGCCCCTACAAAAGGTAGTTTTACCATTGACGGGAAACACTTTCCCAATGATCGGCTGGAAATTTTGAAGGAGATCGGTTCTTTTATCGAATCGCCCTCGTTCTATGCGAACCTCACCGGCCGGGAGAACCTTGATATCATTCGCCGAATTCTGCGGCTGCCAAAGAGCACCGTCGAAGAGGCGTTGGAACTGGTTGGACTCACCGAGTTTAGTGACCGGCTTGCAAAAAAGTATTCGCTGGGCATGAAACAGCGGTTAGGACTTGCCGGGGCGCTGCTGGGCAGACCGCCTATCCTCATTTTGGACGAACCGACCAATGGCCTCGACCCCTCCGGTATTCATGAGATTCGCAATCTGGTAAAATCTCTGCCTAGTCTCTACGATTGCACTGTATTGATTTCCTCCCATATGCTGTCGGAAATCGAGCTGATGGCAGACGATATTGGCATTCTTAATCATGGCCGCCTGCTGTTTGAGGGGAGCTTGGACGATCTTCGCCAAAGCGCGCAGCAATCCGGCTTCGCCGCTGACAATCTGGAAGATATGTTTCTCTCTATGGTTGAAAAGGACAATGCGTCCAGAAAGCAGAGGGCGCAACTATGA
- a CDS encoding response regulator transcription factor, protein MNHSFLHDKKLLLVDDEPDLLKLVTAILMDDGFENIVGAASVWEGVAAAKEEKPDLAILDVMLPDGDGFSLMQQMRVFTDVPIIFLTAKDEATDKLAGLGLGADDYIVKPFLPQELLLRVYAVLRRCYKEDALLIKLEGSTVDFSRAEVIKENEVISLTAKEHALLEALARNEGKIVTVDALCEALWGDNPFGYENSLNAHIRRIREKIETDPSKPVSLITIKGLGYKLNTRK, encoded by the coding sequence TTGAATCATTCGTTCTTACATGATAAAAAGCTCCTGCTGGTGGATGACGAGCCGGACTTACTTAAATTGGTGACTGCTATCCTGATGGATGACGGGTTTGAAAATATCGTTGGAGCTGCTTCTGTCTGGGAGGGCGTTGCAGCCGCCAAAGAAGAAAAACCGGATTTGGCAATTCTGGATGTAATGCTGCCGGACGGGGACGGATTCTCGCTTATGCAGCAGATGCGCGTCTTTACAGATGTACCGATTATTTTTCTGACGGCAAAGGACGAAGCAACGGACAAGTTGGCTGGTCTTGGACTTGGCGCGGATGACTATATTGTAAAACCGTTTTTGCCCCAGGAATTACTTCTGCGCGTTTATGCTGTATTGCGGCGGTGTTATAAAGAGGATGCCCTGCTTATTAAATTGGAAGGATCTACGGTTGATTTCAGCCGCGCCGAAGTAATAAAAGAAAACGAAGTGATATCGTTGACAGCAAAAGAACACGCGCTGCTGGAAGCTCTTGCTCGGAACGAGGGAAAGATTGTAACGGTTGACGCACTCTGCGAAGCGCTATGGGGAGATAATCCTTTTGGGTATGAAAACAGCCTGAATGCCCATATTCGGCGTATAAGGGAAAAGATAGAAACCGACCCGTCAAAGCCGGTTTCACTCATTACGATTAAGGGATTAGGCTATAAGCTGAATACAAGGAAGTGA